The Acidobacteriota bacterium genome includes a region encoding these proteins:
- a CDS encoding Ig-like domain-containing protein has translation MTPASRGLRSRGLGLLLIMLSSVPLFAGSLASDRLTILGASLEVETTAATAGIGLPTSIQTIFSGQKNELAPVVPDLVAVGELTGPGLDEPVRMTTAPGHAFQIPGLPAEGVYTLQNIRLLRAGEFVQYASPPVATITVADVFQTSLKVRRLTPEEMRARGIMLDATNYEVYEYTFQFVVNGEVIEVPYPVIIDTRTREIIIPDEEKKYVLPVPEQTKVPRWDPPRVYEKELVPKNVEDLPPAPQSPNELDPRPARPSIPAAIVIPNEFAVLHQFFSVIVAVSNGAPNGSNVVLDSVTAHLATEPGLRLKQTEPAVSFGSAVPIVDAENGVTFLVAQASGEAEYILEALDSGLHAIDVEINATYQVPGQADIPLRAEQRASIMVHDPRFNITFSHPDTIRDGIEYSTHTFVTNMSPSPQTIRLSTGIPICPATLGNVCQPVGSPEYHERTLDAGATGIIEYRLVPSITGHVFATAGSVSDDSISAAVELSMGVSATGLPLSPATLIMPWYARYVDSTVVDDYRRFLGLGYGLATAPLNNATAKFPRVTRGDIFRRAVDIAGAGHQSFIGENELDALAGLSLDMLGNQIPLAEYDELRRQEATAATAAATLTGRIATAAVAEGLDHAALVRRYAESTLWRQSHLLAIGYATAGTTEPFSLAVEGRESGGIASGTNLEETTTRTLPFADINAIDLQNGQYAEMAQSGMWAEDYDVVVTPHVTGFVDLEIVYPDAAGEALLARFTVSGTAGEPIRITVIAGSSLLEARDSSGVIVATAISEKVSAPALDILGVRQDLHKDQGGHKVSVLFNRPVGVADGVDLLGLFSGSVSLQTTGIDYNGERPISAAAIQEGSRIVDLTFDHSLHVNASYTLETGGFIDPILGGEPLFAPAPIAIDNDRPAAIIFGQVLAGSGEPIPGSQVRLNTKDGVQYDTARDPDAAFLFEYVPKDIDAGYDGSFGLRAVTPEKKGTSFDGAVRLPGRVTIVNLTFLGRGSAQGYVRYDDGSAVPGAAITIGSTMFDQFRSTTADQNGFYSVVDLPVGPLTFTARDDDGNVTHAARELTAPGEVLEQNLEIFRQPFPETGTVRGVILRSDDLTPVAGARVGVYTQGFGLVDGYTGTDGRFSFEDVPSGFITVLASEWSISRQSIGVDFDLAPGETRDVELILQIADTELASRVEGIVYREDLEHLGDASFYQPVASALVQIEGMQVVTADANGRFAYDAVPTSLGGRTVSAWDPVTQRIGKTLVPTLTSGETSSVSILVPAVQSEGRGTLRIRLLDAWNQPVSGYRVIEPGFPPLVLDPAVAGEPGVYEIPDAKLNRRYDIWAVPPRTWNTNDPADAGPYGDQFVKGSATLEFDGQILTKVLRLPGEGTVDVSLKADIDLIGDVEMRYQAWDEASQSTRTKYRSASTEVNGLAGAARFEKVPASIGYSVSSLHPTYGYAAASGRLEYQNDSRAHQLQLSTLSSVEGYVYAIDGITPIAGATVRLSDGRTDQGSQITAPDGSFRFDAVGPGTSFIVMAEHTQNGTYRVGRANGSTPSNGGPVSGVSIVMKRQGQVEGRVVYEAYKVFDPLDSSNNVPDDTPEDLSDNAPVPLAKFHLRELSYPFRTFGSSSAPLTTDEAGAFYIGNLFEGGLRVSGWDSGNQELRGDWSGVITTEGEKLRPIIAIGDGGVGEVSVEVVDPNDLYAPVANVEVTLRIGSSSTGRAFDVGTTNGAGEVIVSQVPEGIYNVTAYSKALGRFGESGAFEVVAFGIATPRVQLEFSGIVRGDVVDPEASYAAVGGAGVTLRADNYSSLASTDSTGRFEFNGVREGTVKLSTKDTDSNRRASATRTVSKESPEVEVRLELEQTRSLFVEAYLPADDGSSSGQLVPSVEVTVTQRGGDYHRTLQGNPLEFPGMFLDEPYSVVLTELGGEQRKEKRTASFPTGDETSPLQIVLDAYGDVETTVIRSGMPAEGVQVKAGSKVTYTDSNGLATLRDFLLGQTISVQATSLDGQFSAAASTVVTSQTIPARVTLELGDYAAISGYVEAEAGGPSVGTRVVGSWSGGSIESRTGSDGRFTLVGIPATSGGLSVALAYIGPDDTTIGARQTVIVTTSSTSSNPLEVAAVKLDATPPAIISIYPQDGAQNVSPDSRMKVVFSEALDPSRINSSHFDLRRVNGGSVGTTISSYLTPSGEFVVEIAPNPVSGQPFPLASNTLYTLVVSESVADLAGLTLGSTWAVIFRTTDYTEPRVLEVLPDPAQPVYASTTFEVRFSEPVDAEAFSATGSITLQKIDQPGDAGAVVATIPGTGFLNPEATSLFFGPSVELEPESFYRLSFSGIADEDGNALAPQTIHFYSWDATPPYVTLASPNGTDPLVAGVQYLLTPEIRNGSATGELSTDIERVDWYRVDSDTPVYQISASASPYSYTFVAPANVSTMKVRAIAFDFSGNESNTADLELQVIANAAPANVAVALTPQTESYANRPVDAAVSFDDEGLLVSVNLDVTGTRTDGTAWTETFTSEVKRASTSDAWTTASFPVVLPGDLQESSSVSFTATVTDSTGQASNASSQLAILDDALAPLVYTLLPAAETRYAHGDTFEIEATVSDAETGVRAVIFRWDGNEREVLADSASAGSDSGTLIFRSGSITVPVRNADTRVVISATAEDHGGNSETASHEIIWTGVNDPTVPSASWSCPVDRAVVPAGLSMPLTLRVFATDDIELTSVDFEVAGQGTFAATRVGTSDLFEATPTIVMPASGETLSVTALVNDADPTHLVELPITLEAVTVDQEISGVVAVSPTNAASFGNQTLLVRGPGSELVLTAPLSLANLIVLEGGSVRTTVVPVTPAPGADHRVDLTIAGSLYVDCSSSIDVSEQGYLAGWGVDATGARNEDRRGRTAGNTTEGGSTASASHGGYGSIADEVATNETYGSITQPLLPGAGGAGRETCCTAGGAGGGAIALDVSGVAALSGAIRADGGTGTGRWSAGAGGSISLHSSAIVFGHEALISASGGDDEGADRAVRGAGGGRIAVIATTRYDLPSSLDSRVSPLVSAHGGRNGGSAEGTSRMDGGAGTVWLQLPGATNGELLVSSFDPRHPSSAHSTRPTSIAEPLIVDRLTVGPRALVRVDSTITAAQQAIDPSAIVLDPSAYPTGSITTLPADGSSIIQDSAVAMTWSAASQAGITRAAILWSLADGTLVDWTTSWPIEVVDRGYSLAVPFDATVGPATLQVRFVDRAERVLESAVHTYDVVENTAPVISAVTVDPSTLAIYPGNPVSVTVGAVDDVAVASITLTSTLEGATDTWTRMPGTATASEIFSIPIPPTATSGSVLTIDIEVSDAYPNRAATTDSVAVSILEDTNPPAVQILEPTENQQFLESSTGGVPVRASVTDAEVGVIEVTATVETNTVVLSRVGTTDEFTGTVPFPPVSGETPVPFDVVVVANDYAGNAGSAVQPILIEPFNSPDAPVLTWTCGGAGAMYPAGFQATLKLHILGNATGDTLNGVETAELRYTDPATGVETIVPMTTAGADIWEGPITVPSLPDGQTFELRAIATNVAGLSNDTITTITVVQPDLTITNDVTIGDGDNTYENQTIAVTSGTLALNGGHTFGRLFVYEGASLSVQPGSVIAVSDVMFSSCNSIVTVDGVLNPKSAAVGGKVTHTAGLESGLELNVTGILEIRPGGSIDVSGKGYAPDQTHPSESVQAGYDRGGSHMGRGGGRYSD, from the coding sequence TTGACCCCAGCCTCGCGCGGCCTTCGGTCACGAGGGCTCGGACTTCTGCTCATCATGCTGAGCAGCGTTCCTCTCTTCGCCGGCTCGCTCGCCTCCGATAGGCTGACGATTCTCGGCGCATCACTCGAAGTCGAGACGACCGCGGCGACAGCTGGAATCGGATTGCCGACGTCGATCCAGACGATCTTTTCCGGCCAGAAGAACGAGCTCGCGCCGGTCGTTCCCGATCTGGTTGCGGTAGGAGAGCTCACCGGGCCCGGACTCGACGAGCCGGTGCGGATGACGACCGCACCAGGGCATGCGTTCCAGATCCCGGGGCTCCCGGCAGAGGGCGTTTACACGCTGCAGAACATCCGGTTGCTGCGTGCGGGAGAGTTCGTGCAGTACGCCTCTCCGCCGGTCGCCACCATCACGGTCGCGGACGTCTTCCAGACCTCCCTCAAAGTCCGCCGTCTGACGCCGGAGGAGATGCGTGCCCGCGGCATCATGCTCGACGCCACCAACTACGAAGTCTATGAGTACACCTTCCAGTTCGTGGTGAATGGAGAGGTCATCGAAGTCCCGTATCCGGTGATCATTGACACGCGAACGCGCGAGATCATCATTCCGGACGAGGAGAAAAAGTACGTTTTGCCGGTACCGGAACAGACGAAAGTTCCTCGATGGGATCCTCCGCGGGTCTACGAAAAAGAGCTCGTCCCGAAAAACGTCGAGGACCTTCCCCCGGCTCCGCAATCGCCGAACGAGCTCGACCCGCGACCGGCGCGACCGAGCATTCCCGCCGCGATCGTCATTCCGAACGAGTTCGCGGTACTCCATCAGTTTTTCAGTGTGATCGTCGCGGTCTCGAACGGAGCGCCGAATGGAAGTAACGTCGTTCTCGATTCGGTCACCGCACATCTCGCTACCGAGCCGGGATTGCGACTGAAGCAGACCGAGCCGGCCGTATCGTTCGGTTCCGCCGTACCGATCGTCGATGCGGAAAATGGTGTCACCTTCCTCGTCGCACAGGCGAGCGGCGAGGCGGAGTACATCCTCGAGGCGCTCGACTCCGGGCTTCATGCGATCGACGTGGAGATCAACGCCACGTACCAGGTGCCGGGTCAGGCGGACATTCCGCTCCGTGCCGAGCAACGCGCGTCGATCATGGTGCACGATCCGCGCTTCAACATCACGTTCTCGCATCCCGACACGATTCGCGACGGGATCGAATATTCGACGCACACCTTCGTGACCAACATGAGCCCGTCGCCACAGACGATCCGGCTCTCGACTGGTATCCCGATCTGTCCCGCCACACTCGGCAACGTCTGCCAACCGGTCGGCTCTCCCGAGTATCACGAGCGGACACTCGATGCGGGAGCAACCGGGATCATCGAGTACCGGCTCGTTCCCTCGATCACAGGCCACGTCTTTGCGACCGCAGGATCGGTCAGCGATGATTCGATCAGCGCTGCGGTCGAGCTGTCGATGGGTGTCAGCGCGACCGGGCTGCCGCTCTCACCCGCGACGCTGATCATGCCGTGGTACGCGCGGTACGTCGACTCGACGGTCGTCGACGACTATCGCCGATTTCTCGGTTTGGGATACGGCCTCGCGACGGCCCCGCTCAACAATGCAACCGCGAAGTTTCCGCGGGTGACGCGCGGCGACATCTTTCGTCGTGCGGTCGACATCGCAGGCGCCGGACATCAGTCGTTCATCGGCGAGAACGAGCTCGACGCACTTGCCGGTCTTTCGCTCGACATGCTCGGAAACCAGATCCCGCTGGCGGAGTACGACGAGCTGCGCCGGCAGGAAGCGACGGCGGCAACCGCCGCGGCTACGCTCACCGGAAGGATCGCGACAGCCGCCGTAGCCGAAGGTCTCGATCATGCCGCGCTCGTACGTCGTTACGCGGAATCGACGCTGTGGCGCCAGTCTCATCTGCTCGCAATCGGTTACGCGACCGCCGGTACGACTGAACCCTTCTCCCTTGCGGTCGAGGGCCGGGAAAGTGGCGGCATTGCCTCCGGTACGAATCTCGAGGAGACGACCACGCGGACTCTGCCCTTTGCCGACATCAACGCGATCGATCTGCAGAATGGACAGTACGCGGAGATGGCTCAGTCAGGAATGTGGGCGGAAGACTACGACGTCGTCGTGACCCCGCACGTCACCGGGTTCGTCGATCTGGAGATCGTATATCCCGATGCAGCCGGAGAGGCTCTCCTCGCACGTTTTACAGTGAGCGGGACTGCGGGAGAGCCGATCAGGATCACAGTAATAGCAGGATCTTCGTTACTCGAGGCGCGCGATTCGAGTGGCGTAATCGTGGCGACCGCGATCAGCGAAAAAGTTAGCGCCCCGGCTCTCGACATTCTCGGCGTGCGTCAGGACCTTCACAAGGATCAGGGTGGTCATAAAGTATCGGTTCTCTTCAATCGTCCGGTCGGCGTCGCCGATGGGGTCGACCTCCTCGGTCTCTTCAGCGGCTCAGTCTCATTGCAGACGACCGGGATCGACTACAACGGAGAACGCCCGATATCAGCGGCCGCGATCCAGGAAGGGAGCCGGATCGTCGACCTCACATTCGACCATTCGCTCCATGTAAATGCGTCCTATACGCTCGAGACCGGGGGCTTCATCGATCCGATTCTCGGAGGAGAGCCGCTGTTCGCACCGGCGCCGATCGCGATCGACAATGATCGCCCCGCCGCGATCATCTTCGGGCAGGTACTGGCGGGGAGTGGCGAGCCGATCCCGGGAAGCCAGGTTCGTCTGAATACGAAGGACGGGGTCCAGTACGACACGGCGCGAGATCCCGATGCAGCGTTCCTGTTCGAGTACGTCCCGAAAGACATCGACGCGGGATATGACGGTTCGTTCGGTCTGCGCGCGGTCACCCCTGAAAAGAAAGGAACGAGCTTCGATGGTGCTGTCCGCCTGCCGGGTCGAGTGACGATCGTCAACCTCACGTTCCTCGGGCGCGGATCTGCACAGGGTTACGTTCGTTACGACGACGGCAGTGCGGTCCCGGGTGCCGCGATCACGATCGGCAGCACGATGTTCGATCAGTTCCGCTCCACAACGGCCGACCAGAACGGGTTCTATTCGGTGGTCGATCTCCCGGTCGGCCCGCTCACGTTCACCGCTCGTGACGATGACGGAAACGTCACGCACGCCGCTCGCGAGCTGACGGCGCCGGGAGAGGTGCTCGAGCAGAACCTCGAGATCTTCCGGCAGCCTTTCCCCGAGACCGGCACGGTCAGAGGGGTCATCCTGCGCTCTGACGACCTCACCCCGGTCGCCGGGGCGCGCGTCGGGGTCTATACGCAGGGCTTCGGCCTCGTAGACGGTTACACGGGAACAGATGGGCGATTCTCTTTCGAGGACGTTCCCTCCGGGTTCATCACGGTACTCGCCTCGGAGTGGTCGATCTCGCGTCAGAGCATTGGGGTGGACTTTGATCTTGCTCCGGGAGAGACACGAGACGTCGAGCTGATTCTGCAAATCGCAGACACAGAACTGGCCTCCAGGGTCGAGGGAATCGTCTATCGCGAAGATCTCGAGCACCTCGGAGACGCCTCCTTCTACCAGCCCGTTGCGAGTGCCCTCGTGCAGATCGAGGGAATGCAGGTCGTCACGGCCGACGCGAACGGCCGCTTCGCCTACGACGCGGTGCCGACGAGTCTGGGTGGCCGAACCGTATCGGCGTGGGATCCCGTCACGCAAAGGATTGGGAAGACGCTCGTTCCGACTCTGACGTCGGGCGAGACGAGCTCCGTCTCGATCCTCGTTCCCGCGGTGCAGAGTGAAGGGCGGGGGACTCTCCGGATCCGTCTCCTCGACGCGTGGAACCAGCCCGTTTCGGGCTATCGCGTCATAGAGCCCGGTTTCCCGCCACTCGTCCTGGACCCGGCTGTCGCCGGCGAGCCGGGCGTGTACGAGATCCCCGACGCGAAACTGAATCGCCGCTACGACATCTGGGCAGTTCCTCCTCGGACGTGGAACACGAACGATCCCGCCGATGCCGGACCGTACGGTGATCAGTTCGTGAAGGGTTCCGCGACACTCGAGTTCGACGGGCAGATCCTGACGAAGGTCCTTCGCCTGCCGGGCGAGGGAACCGTCGACGTCTCTCTGAAAGCGGACATCGACCTCATTGGTGACGTCGAAATGCGCTATCAGGCATGGGATGAGGCCTCTCAGTCGACCAGGACGAAGTACAGGAGCGCCTCGACCGAAGTAAATGGTCTCGCGGGCGCGGCGAGATTCGAGAAGGTGCCCGCATCGATTGGCTACAGCGTCTCGAGCCTCCATCCGACGTACGGTTATGCGGCTGCGAGTGGAAGGCTCGAGTACCAGAACGACAGCCGCGCGCATCAGCTCCAGCTCTCGACTCTCTCTTCGGTCGAGGGTTACGTCTACGCCATAGACGGCATCACTCCGATCGCCGGGGCCACCGTTCGTCTCTCCGACGGCCGTACCGATCAGGGCTCGCAGATCACCGCGCCGGACGGAAGTTTCCGCTTCGATGCGGTGGGTCCGGGAACGAGCTTCATCGTGATGGCTGAGCACACGCAGAACGGAACTTACCGTGTCGGTCGTGCGAACGGTTCGACTCCATCCAATGGTGGTCCCGTCTCCGGCGTGAGCATCGTAATGAAACGACAGGGGCAGGTTGAAGGTCGTGTCGTATACGAGGCGTACAAAGTCTTCGATCCTCTGGATTCCTCAAACAATGTTCCGGACGACACACCGGAAGACCTGAGTGACAACGCTCCCGTTCCGCTCGCGAAGTTCCATCTGCGCGAGCTCAGTTATCCCTTCAGAACATTCGGCAGCTCGAGTGCTCCGCTCACCACGGACGAGGCGGGAGCCTTCTACATCGGAAATCTCTTCGAAGGTGGCCTGCGTGTGTCTGGCTGGGATTCGGGGAATCAGGAGCTCCGCGGTGACTGGTCTGGCGTGATCACGACCGAGGGAGAGAAGCTTCGTCCGATCATTGCGATCGGAGACGGCGGGGTCGGCGAAGTCTCCGTAGAAGTCGTCGACCCGAACGATCTTTACGCGCCGGTGGCAAACGTCGAGGTGACTCTGCGTATCGGATCGAGCTCGACCGGTCGTGCGTTCGACGTCGGGACGACGAATGGAGCGGGTGAGGTGATCGTCTCGCAGGTCCCCGAGGGGATCTACAACGTGACCGCATATTCGAAAGCGCTCGGTCGATTCGGAGAGAGCGGAGCATTCGAGGTGGTCGCGTTCGGCATCGCAACCCCGCGCGTGCAACTCGAGTTCAGCGGGATCGTGCGCGGCGACGTGGTCGATCCGGAAGCGTCGTACGCAGCGGTCGGCGGCGCTGGGGTGACACTTCGGGCGGACAACTACTCGTCACTCGCGAGCACCGACTCGACCGGGCGGTTCGAGTTCAACGGTGTTCGGGAAGGTACCGTCAAGCTCTCGACGAAGGACACGGACTCGAACCGCCGTGCGAGCGCGACACGAACGGTGTCGAAGGAGAGTCCCGAAGTCGAGGTACGGCTCGAGCTGGAGCAGACGCGCTCCCTTTTCGTCGAGGCGTATCTGCCGGCGGACGACGGGTCGAGCTCCGGTCAGCTCGTGCCTTCAGTCGAGGTCACGGTCACGCAGCGGGGAGGCGATTACCATCGCACGCTGCAGGGGAATCCACTCGAGTTTCCGGGGATGTTCCTCGACGAGCCATACAGTGTCGTGCTGACGGAGCTCGGAGGAGAACAGAGGAAGGAGAAGCGAACCGCGTCTTTCCCGACAGGCGACGAGACCAGTCCTCTGCAGATCGTCCTCGATGCTTACGGCGACGTGGAGACGACCGTCATCCGTAGCGGTATGCCAGCGGAGGGCGTTCAGGTGAAGGCGGGAAGCAAAGTCACCTACACCGATTCGAACGGGCTGGCGACTCTCCGCGATTTCCTCCTCGGTCAGACGATCTCGGTACAGGCAACTTCACTCGACGGTCAGTTCAGCGCTGCCGCTTCGACGGTCGTGACGAGCCAGACGATCCCGGCGCGAGTCACTCTCGAGCTCGGCGACTATGCGGCGATCAGCGGATACGTCGAAGCGGAAGCAGGTGGGCCGAGCGTCGGAACACGAGTTGTCGGATCGTGGTCGGGCGGATCGATCGAGTCGAGAACCGGTTCCGATGGCCGCTTCACGCTCGTCGGGATTCCGGCGACGAGCGGCGGTCTGAGTGTCGCACTCGCGTACATCGGTCCCGACGATACGACGATCGGGGCCCGTCAGACGGTGATCGTCACGACCTCCAGCACGTCGTCGAATCCTCTGGAGGTCGCCGCGGTGAAGCTCGATGCAACACCGCCGGCGATCATCAGTATTTATCCGCAGGACGGCGCGCAGAACGTCTCCCCCGACTCTCGAATGAAGGTCGTCTTCAGTGAGGCGCTCGATCCGTCGCGGATCAACAGCTCGCACTTCGATTTGCGTCGTGTCAATGGAGGCTCGGTCGGAACGACGATCAGCTCTTATCTCACGCCATCGGGTGAGTTCGTCGTCGAGATCGCACCGAACCCGGTCAGCGGGCAACCCTTCCCGCTGGCGAGCAACACGCTCTACACGCTGGTCGTCAGCGAGAGTGTCGCCGATCTCGCGGGACTCACACTCGGATCGACCTGGGCCGTGATCTTCCGCACGACCGATTACACCGAGCCGCGAGTCCTCGAGGTTCTTCCCGATCCGGCGCAGCCGGTCTACGCATCGACGACCTTCGAGGTTCGTTTCAGCGAGCCGGTCGATGCGGAAGCTTTCTCGGCGACTGGCTCGATCACGCTGCAGAAGATCGATCAGCCGGGCGATGCCGGAGCGGTCGTGGCGACGATACCGGGAACCGGCTTCCTCAACCCGGAAGCGACGTCCCTCTTCTTCGGACCCTCGGTCGAGCTCGAGCCGGAGTCGTTCTACCGGCTGAGCTTCTCCGGTATCGCAGACGAGGACGGTAACGCGCTCGCACCTCAGACGATCCATTTCTACAGCTGGGATGCGACGCCGCCATACGTCACTCTGGCGTCTCCGAACGGCACGGATCCTCTCGTGGCGGGCGTGCAGTATCTCCTCACGCCGGAGATTCGCAACGGGTCGGCGACTGGTGAGCTCTCGACCGACATCGAGCGCGTCGACTGGTATCGAGTCGACTCCGACACTCCGGTCTACCAGATCAGCGCTTCCGCGTCGCCCTACTCCTACACGTTCGTGGCACCGGCGAACGTGTCGACGATGAAGGTTCGTGCGATCGCGTTCGACTTCTCCGGCAATGAGAGCAATACCGCCGATCTGGAGCTGCAGGTGATCGCCAATGCGGCGCCCGCAAACGTCGCGGTCGCACTGACGCCCCAGACGGAAAGCTACGCAAATCGGCCAGTGGATGCAGCAGTCTCGTTTGATGACGAGGGACTTCTGGTCTCGGTCAACCTGGACGTCACTGGTACGCGAACAGACGGAACCGCGTGGACCGAGACGTTCACGAGCGAAGTGAAACGGGCCTCGACCTCCGATGCCTGGACGACCGCGAGCTTCCCGGTCGTGCTGCCGGGCGATCTACAGGAAAGCTCGTCGGTCAGTTTCACCGCTACCGTCACCGATTCCACCGGACAGGCTTCGAATGCGAGCTCTCAACTGGCGATTCTCGACGATGCTCTCGCGCCACTGGTCTACACGCTCCTTCCCGCCGCGGAGACTCGCTACGCTCACGGCGATACGTTCGAGATCGAGGCGACCGTCAGTGATGCGGAGACGGGAGTGCGCGCGGTGATCTTCCGCTGGGATGGGAACGAGCGGGAAGTTCTCGCGGACTCCGCCTCGGCGGGTTCCGATTCGGGGACGCTGATTTTCCGGTCGGGCTCGATCACTGTCCCGGTTCGTAACGCTGACACGCGGGTGGTGATCTCGGCTACGGCGGAGGATCATGGCGGCAACTCCGAAACCGCGAGTCACGAGATCATCTGGACAGGTGTCAACGACCCGACCGTACCGAGCGCTTCCTGGAGCTGTCCGGTCGATCGCGCGGTCGTCCCGGCGGGTCTGTCGATGCCGCTCACCCTGAGAGTGTTCGCGACTGACGACATCGAATTGACCTCGGTCGACTTCGAGGTGGCCGGGCAGGGAACGTTCGCGGCAACCCGGGTGGGAACGAGCGATCTCTTCGAGGCGACTCCGACGATCGTGATGCCTGCGAGCGGCGAGACACTGAGCGTGACGGCTCTCGTCAACGATGCGGATCCCACGCATCTGGTCGAGCTCCCGATCACCCTCGAGGCGGTGACGGTCGACCAGGAGATCTCGGGTGTGGTCGCGGTCTCACCGACGAACGCTGCTTCCTTCGGAAATCAGACGCTGCTCGTCAGAGGCCCTGGTTCGGAGCTGGTACTGACGGCGCCACTCTCTCTCGCGAACCTGATCGTCCTCGAGGGGGGAAGCGTCCGTACGACCGTAGTTCCGGTGACGCCCGCTCCGGGTGCTGACCACCGGGTCGATCTCACGATCGCTGGATCGCTCTACGTCGATTGCTCTTCGTCGATCGACGTCAGCGAGCAGGGTTACCTGGCAGGGTGGGGCGTCGACGCGACCGGAGCTCGTAATGAGGACCGGCGCGGAAGAACTGCTGGCAACACGACCGAAGGCGGCTCGACCGCGTCAGCTTCTCACGGCGGATATGGCTCGATTGCAGACGAGGTCGCGACAAATGAAACGTATGGCAGCATCACCCAGCCGCTCCTGCCGGGCGCCGGTGGAGCAGGCCGCGAGACGTGCTGCACCGCCGGTGGAGCAGGTGGTGGAGCGATCGCTCTCGATGTGTCGGGTGTAGCTGCTCTCTCCGGAGCCATTCGTGCCGACGGTGGCACGGGTACGGGACGGTGGAGCGCCGGAGCCGGCGGAAGCATCTCGCTTCACTCTTCCGCAATCGTTTTCGGTCACGAAGCTTTGATCTCGGCGAGTGGTGGTGATGACGAAGGCGCCGATCGAGCCGTCAGAGGTGCGGGTGGCGGACGGATCGCGGTAATCGCAACGACCAGATACGATCTGCCCTCGTCGCTCGACTCTCGCGTTTCGCCTCTCGTATCGGCTCACGGTGGCCGCAACGGTGGTAGTGCGGAGGGGACCAGCCGGATGGACGGTGGTGCAGGAACGGTCTGGCTGCAGCTGCCGGGAGCCACGAACGGTGAGCTGCTCGTCTCCTCGTTCGATCCCCGTCATCCGTCCTCCGCTCATTCGACGCGGCCGACGTCGATCGCCGAACCGCTGATCGTCGACAGGCTGACCGTGGGGCCGCGTGCACTCGTTCGAGTCGATTCGACGATCACTGCTGCTCAGCAGGCGATCGACCCCTCAGCGATCGTGCTCGACCCGTCGGCGTATCCGACCGGCTCGATCACGACTCTCCCGGCGGATGGCTCGTCGATCATCCAGGACTCTGCCGTGGCGATGACCTGGAGTGCCGCGTCCCAGGCGGGTATCACCCGAGCGGCGATTCTCTGGTCACTCGCCGACGGAACGCTCGTCGACTGGACGACGAGCTGGCCAATCGAGGTCGTCGATCGCGGCTATTCGCTCGCCGTACCATTCGATGCGACGGTTGGGCCGGCGACTCTGCAGGTCCGTTTCGTCGATCGCGCCGAGCGCGTGCTCGAGTCCGCCGTACATACTTATGATGTCGTCGAGAATACGGCGCCGGTGATCAGCGCGGTGACCGTCGATCCTTCGACGCTCGCCATCTATCCCGGCAACCCTGTGAGCGTGACGGTCGGCGCCGTCGATGACGTCGCGGTCGCGTCGATTACGCTGACGAGCACTCTCGAGGGAGCCACGGACACCTGGACGCGGATGCCCGGCACTGCGACCGCTTCCGAGATCTTCTCGATCCCCATTCCGCCGACGGCGACTTCCGGCTCGGTACTGACGATCGACATAGAAGTGAGTGATGCGTACCCGAATCGTGCGGCGACGACCGACTCGGTCGCGGTCTCGATTCTGGAGGACACGAATCCGCCGGCCGTACAGATTCTCGAGCCGACTGAGAATCAGCAGTTCCTCGAGTCGAGCACCGGAGGGGTTCCGGTCCGGGCGAGCGTGACCGATGCCGAAGTCGGTGTCATCGAGGTGACGGCGACGGTCGAGACCAACACGGTTGTACTCAGCCGTGTCGGAACGACCGACGAGTTCACCGGAACGGTGCCGTTCCCGCCCGTCAGTGGCGAGACCCCGGTTCCGTTCGACGTGGTGGTGGTTGCAAACGATTACGCGGGTAACGCCGGGTCAGCCGTGCAGCCGATACTGATCGAGCCGTTCAACAGTCCCGACGCGCCGGTTCTGACCTGGACGTGCGGAGGCGCTGGTGCGATGTATCCGGCAGGATTCCAGGCGACTCTGAAGCTGCACATACTCGGCAATGCGACCGGTGACACTCTGAACGGCGTCGAGACCGCCGAGCTCCGATACACCGATCCGGCGACCGGTGTCGAGACGATCGTTCCGATGACGACGGCAGGCGCTGACATCTGGGAGGGCCCGATCACGGTACCTTCGCTTCCGGATGGTCAGACGTTCGAACTCCGGGCAATCGCGACCAACGTCGCCGGGCTTTCCAACGACACGATCACGACGATTACCGTCGTGCAGCCTGACCTAACGATCACGAACGATGTCACGATCGGTGACGGCGATAATACCTACGAAAATCAAACTATCGCGGTAACGTCAGGAACTCTGGCACTGAATGGGGGTCACACGTTCGGTCGTCTCTTCGTTTACGAAGGGGCTTCACTAAGCGTTCAACCGGGGTCGGTCATCGCTGTATCGGATGTCATGTTTTCATCCTGCAACTCCATCGTGACTGTGGATGGCGTGCTGAATCCGAAGTCGGCTGCGGTTGGTGGAAAGGTGACGCACACGGCTGGCTTGGAATCGGGCCTCGAACTTAATGTCACCGGCATACTCGAGATTCGACCAGGTGGATCGATCGACGTGAGCGGGAAAGGGTACGCGCCGGACCAGACGCACCCGAGCGAGAGTGTGCAGGCTGGCTATGATCGAGGTGGAAGTCACATGGGTCGAGGAGGCGGCCGTTACAGTGATC